In one window of Haemophilus parainfluenzae DNA:
- a CDS encoding site-specific recombinase — protein MKLAIEPDALLLFLQQKIEQKDAFGLVEGICQLLRKSKPTQILSVLQLLKHTLLQDKALGEAVAKLLCGWLCSLRLYPLFISSGILSREGFGREMKTRIYERFNPSFKDINDLRDIFYLLFSDKNDIQWINAIPLKAWRTIFIVLAHYATEKDRDRLKTHIESEGLFAIEMLSIWVAAEDMEPELMRMEPSLLNADSPFVALHREVVDWLQARRQFIYFDDSHLQVMFNQCKRLVERLKKRGAIMGSSLNVAYLLERLSQTLERLETLMALFASERYLSNRILLLINHFARAAAEKHSISRLWQQSSKLIARSITQNAGDHGEHYITRDKKEYWSMFYSAAGGGVLIALMALFKTYLGSIIDDKVWKGIAEGLNYGLGFTLIFMLHLTVATKQPAMTAARFAEAVEKNPQGKTLNMTLAQLLVDVFRSQSIAVLGNVVIAMGLAALIAFVYQYQMGEPLMNTEQIAYQLHSIDPLAGTLWFAAIAGVWLFCSGLISGYFDNRSNYLNIRMRLIQHPLLKKVMTEKCRIKFANYMHENYGSIIGNLCFGMLLGITGVVGYLTHLPLDIRHVAFSSANVGYIAVSGQFTYSLLLQCIAFVLLIGLMNLIVSFSLTLWVALRSLNAEIDSWWGIWREVCQIMKKRPLSLFLPIQLDK, from the coding sequence ATGAAATTAGCGATAGAACCTGATGCGTTGTTGTTATTTTTACAACAGAAAATTGAGCAAAAAGACGCTTTTGGTCTTGTTGAAGGTATATGTCAATTGTTGCGTAAAAGTAAGCCAACACAAATTCTTTCAGTTTTACAATTGTTGAAACATACTTTACTACAAGATAAAGCGTTAGGGGAGGCCGTTGCAAAATTACTATGCGGTTGGTTATGTAGTTTACGCCTTTATCCTTTGTTTATTAGTAGTGGTATTCTTTCTCGTGAAGGTTTTGGGCGAGAAATGAAAACACGTATTTATGAACGTTTTAATCCATCTTTCAAAGATATTAATGACTTACGTGATATTTTTTATCTCTTATTTAGTGACAAAAATGACATTCAGTGGATTAACGCTATCCCATTGAAGGCCTGGCGTACAATCTTTATTGTTTTAGCTCATTATGCTACAGAAAAAGATCGTGATCGTTTAAAAACACATATTGAAAGTGAAGGGTTATTTGCTATTGAAATGCTTTCAATTTGGGTTGCGGCTGAAGATATGGAACCAGAACTAATGCGGATGGAGCCTTCTTTATTAAATGCTGATTCACCTTTTGTCGCTTTGCATCGAGAAGTTGTTGATTGGTTACAAGCACGTCGTCAATTTATATATTTTGATGATAGCCATTTGCAGGTAATGTTTAATCAGTGTAAAAGATTAGTAGAGCGTTTAAAAAAGCGAGGAGCAATTATGGGATCCTCGCTAAATGTCGCTTATTTATTAGAACGTCTTTCTCAAACGTTAGAGCGATTGGAAACTTTAATGGCACTTTTTGCTTCAGAGCGCTATTTATCAAATAGAATATTGCTCCTTATTAATCATTTCGCACGCGCTGCCGCTGAGAAACATAGTATTTCTCGACTTTGGCAACAAAGTTCAAAATTAATTGCTCGCAGTATTACACAAAATGCAGGTGATCACGGTGAACATTATATTACCCGAGATAAAAAGGAATATTGGTCGATGTTTTATTCCGCAGCGGGGGGCGGTGTATTAATCGCATTAATGGCATTATTTAAAACCTATTTAGGCAGCATCATTGATGACAAAGTATGGAAAGGGATTGCTGAAGGCTTAAATTACGGCTTAGGATTTACACTCATTTTTATGTTACATTTGACAGTGGCGACCAAACAGCCAGCAATGACAGCGGCTCGTTTTGCGGAGGCGGTAGAGAAAAACCCGCAAGGTAAAACCTTAAATATGACCTTAGCACAGTTATTGGTGGATGTATTTCGTTCACAGAGTATTGCCGTATTAGGCAATGTGGTTATTGCGATGGGACTTGCAGCATTGATTGCTTTTGTTTACCAATACCAGATGGGAGAGCCGCTAATGAATACTGAACAAATCGCTTATCAGTTGCATAGTATCGATCCTTTGGCAGGAACCTTATGGTTTGCGGCCATCGCTGGCGTTTGGCTATTTTGTTCAGGACTTATTTCTGGCTATTTTGATAATCGTAGTAATTATTTGAATATTCGTATGCGTTTAATACAACATCCGTTGCTGAAAAAAGTAATGACTGAAAAATGCCGAATTAAATTCGCTAATTATATGCATGAAAATTATGGGTCGATTATCGGTAATCTTTGTTTTGGGATGTTGCTCGGCATTACTGGCGTAGTAGGATACTTAACGCATCTTCCATTAGATATACGTCATGTGGCATTTTCATCAGCAAATGTAGGTTATATTGCAGTGAGCGGGCAATTTACTTATTCATTGCTTTTACAATGTATTGCTTTTGTTCTGTTGATTGGCTTGATGAATTTAATTGTTAGTTTTTCACTCACGCTTTGGGTTGCCTTGCGCTCTTTAAATGCTGAAATTGATAGTTGGTGGGGAATTTGGCGAGAAGTTTGTCAAATTATGAAAAAACGACCATTGAGCTTATTTCTCCCTATTCAATTAGATAAATAA
- a CDS encoding AEC family transporter has protein sequence MDITFLLGTKIIELTLIVLIGYGLVKSKLLKSEDSKPLSIIGLYVISPSVMIEAFQIDYTPEILQGLQLSLLMAVFLQVILIIIGSLLKRLLNLDPIEHATSIYSNSGNLIIPIVISLFGKEWVIYASCFIVVQTFLFWTHCRLIIVGKGNLSLKTIAKNINIWSILIGAFLFAFQIKLPNIINGTLSSIGLFIGPNAMLVSGMLIAAIPLRSIVASKRIYLVTLLRLLLIPLALLVLIKLIGFVQWAEKGEIIVLISFLATTSPSAATVTQMAVIYNNNPQKASAIYGVTTLLCMFTMPLVIALYQMWG, from the coding sequence ATGGATATCACTTTTTTACTCGGCACTAAAATTATTGAATTGACACTCATTGTACTTATTGGCTATGGGTTGGTTAAATCAAAATTATTAAAATCAGAAGATAGCAAGCCGCTTTCCATTATTGGCCTTTATGTCATCAGCCCATCGGTAATGATTGAAGCCTTTCAAATTGATTACACACCTGAAATTCTACAAGGTTTGCAGCTTTCACTACTTATGGCCGTATTTCTTCAGGTTATTCTGATTATTATTGGCAGTCTGTTAAAGCGTCTATTAAACCTTGATCCTATTGAGCATGCCACTTCCATTTATTCCAATTCTGGTAACTTAATTATTCCGATTGTGATATCGTTATTTGGCAAAGAATGGGTCATTTACGCCAGCTGTTTTATTGTGGTACAAACCTTTCTATTTTGGACGCATTGCCGTTTGATTATTGTAGGTAAAGGAAATTTATCGTTAAAGACAATTGCCAAAAACATCAATATTTGGTCAATTCTCATCGGGGCATTTTTGTTTGCTTTTCAAATTAAGTTGCCAAACATTATTAATGGTACGCTGTCTTCGATTGGATTATTTATTGGTCCGAATGCCATGCTTGTCTCCGGTATGCTGATTGCGGCAATTCCTTTACGGAGCATCGTAGCATCCAAACGCATTTATTTAGTTACACTCTTGCGGTTGCTACTTATTCCACTTGCATTATTGGTATTAATAAAGCTGATTGGGTTTGTACAGTGGGCTGAAAAAGGCGAGATCATTGTGCTAATTAGCTTTTTAGCCACCACTAGTCCTTCTGCAGCAACCGTGACACAAATGGCGGTGATTTATAACAACAATCCACAAAAAGCCAGCGCCATTTATGGTGTAACGACGCTGCTTTGTATGTTTACTATGCCACTAGTAATTGCGTTATATCAAATGTGGGGGTAA
- a CDS encoding branched-chain amino acid transporter permease has product MTLMEQIITIAICILCVQFTRLLPFWIFPANRPIPEYVRYLGKVLPAAMFGMLVVYCYKNVDVLSSYHGLPDFIAGALVLGLHFWKKNMFLSISAGTIFYMFLVQKVFI; this is encoded by the coding sequence ATGACATTGATGGAGCAGATTATTACCATTGCGATTTGTATTTTGTGCGTGCAATTTACCCGATTATTGCCTTTCTGGATCTTTCCTGCAAATCGTCCTATTCCAGAATATGTTCGTTATCTCGGCAAAGTATTACCTGCCGCGATGTTTGGAATGTTAGTAGTGTATTGCTATAAAAATGTGGATGTGTTGAGTAGTTATCACGGCTTGCCCGATTTTATTGCGGGAGCTTTGGTATTGGGGTTGCATTTCTGGAAAAAGAATATGTTTCTTTCCATCTCGGCAGGCACAATTTTTTATATGTTTTTAGTGCAAAAAGTCTTTATCTAA
- the guaA gene encoding glutamine-hydrolyzing GMP synthase translates to MTNIHNHKILILDFGSQYTQLIARRVREISVYCELWAWDVTEEQIREFNPDGIILSGGPESTTEENSPRAPEYVFNAGVPVLGICYGMQTMAMQLGGLTETSEHREFGYASVLMDNPTALFAHLNDGDSKLDVWMSHGDKVTHLPQNFQVTGTTPTCPIAAMSDESRRFYGVQFHPEVTHTKKGLELLTNFVVNICGCETKWTAENIIEDAVARIKEQVGDDEVILGLSGGVDSSVVALLLHRAIGKNLHCVFVDNGLLRLHEGDQVMEMFGDKFGLNITRVDAESRFLGELAGVSDPEAKRKIIGKVFVDVFDDESKKLTNVKWLAQGTIYPDVIESAASKTGKAHVIKSHHNVGGLPDYMKLGLVEPLRELFKDEVRKIGLALGLPAEMINRHPFPGPGLGVRVLGEVKKEYCDLLRRADAIFIEELRNSGWYEKTSQAFSVFLPVKSVGVMGDGRKYDWIISLRAVETIDFMTAHWAHLPYDLLGKVSNRIINEVNGISRVVYDISGKPPATIEWE, encoded by the coding sequence ATGACAAACATCCACAATCATAAAATCCTGATCCTCGACTTCGGTTCACAATATACTCAACTGATTGCACGTCGTGTGCGTGAAATCAGTGTGTACTGCGAACTTTGGGCGTGGGATGTGACTGAAGAACAAATCCGTGAATTTAATCCAGACGGTATCATTCTTTCTGGTGGTCCTGAAAGTACCACTGAAGAAAACAGCCCGCGTGCTCCTGAATATGTATTTAATGCCGGCGTGCCTGTGTTGGGTATTTGCTACGGCATGCAAACCATGGCAATGCAACTTGGTGGTTTAACTGAGACCTCTGAGCATCGTGAATTCGGCTATGCTTCTGTTTTAATGGATAATCCGACCGCACTTTTCGCTCATTTAAATGATGGCGATAGCAAATTGGATGTATGGATGAGTCATGGCGATAAAGTCACTCATTTACCTCAAAACTTCCAAGTTACTGGGACTACTCCAACCTGTCCAATTGCAGCAATGTCTGATGAAAGCCGTCGTTTCTACGGCGTACAATTCCACCCTGAAGTCACTCACACCAAAAAAGGTTTAGAATTATTAACTAATTTTGTCGTGAATATCTGTGGTTGCGAAACTAAATGGACAGCTGAAAACATTATCGAAGATGCCGTTGCTCGCATTAAAGAGCAAGTGGGTGATGATGAAGTGATTTTAGGCTTATCTGGTGGTGTGGACTCTTCTGTTGTTGCATTACTTTTACACCGTGCTATCGGTAAAAACTTACACTGCGTATTCGTGGATAACGGCTTACTCCGCTTACACGAAGGCGACCAAGTCATGGAAATGTTTGGCGATAAATTCGGCTTGAACATTACCCGTGTTGATGCTGAAAGTCGTTTCTTAGGCGAACTTGCTGGCGTATCGGATCCTGAAGCAAAACGTAAAATTATCGGTAAAGTGTTCGTAGATGTATTCGATGATGAATCGAAAAAACTCACTAATGTGAAATGGTTGGCACAAGGTACGATCTACCCTGATGTCATCGAATCTGCAGCCAGCAAAACCGGTAAAGCACATGTGATTAAATCACACCACAACGTAGGTGGCTTACCAGACTATATGAAACTTGGCTTAGTTGAACCTTTACGTGAATTGTTTAAAGACGAAGTGCGTAAAATCGGTTTAGCATTAGGCTTACCGGCTGAAATGATCAACCGCCACCCATTCCCTGGCCCAGGTTTAGGCGTCCGTGTATTAGGCGAAGTGAAAAAAGAATACTGCGATTTATTACGCCGTGCGGATGCGATCTTTATCGAAGAATTGCGCAATAGCGGTTGGTATGAAAAAACCAGCCAAGCCTTCAGCGTATTCTTACCAGTGAAATCTGTAGGTGTGATGGGCGATGGCCGTAAATACGATTGGATTATTTCACTACGTGCGGTAGAAACCATCGACTTTATGACCGCACATTGGGCTCATTTACCTTATGATTTATTAGGCAAAGTATCTAACCGCATTATCAACGAAGTGAATGGCATTTCTCGCGTGGTGTATGACATTAGCGGAAAACCCCCAGCAACTATCGAGTGGGAGTAA
- a CDS encoding ABC transporter permease produces MNANKRPIIQSANFWIILAVIAFLLLPSHALDYGLFESTSDEYYDAMGWSSLNITVLWFLPILLYGLVPYLKLPRATQAKVELYLIAAATLFIFVSATIYKVSLGYSVIVLIASLTALATFSFAKLQVMQGDKFIIASLLCIVLLIFFFIVYPTLAIFVSMFYDGDTFAPQQVMRILTQSYIVRVISNSLFLSGFVGIVSTIFGLAFALYTTRIARRTAFVGKIFSILPIVTPPFVVGLGVTLMLGRSGYVTEFLSTTFGFENHNWLYGFNGIAIAQILAFAPISFMILDGALKSVHPSIEEASYTLRANRYQTFFNIIFPLLRPALANSFLIVFIQSLADFSNPLVLGGSFDVIATQIYFYIAGSQLDYASASTLGSMLLIFSLAVFIIQYIWIGNRSYVTVSGKSYRGDVQDLPTGLKYTIIGMLGFWVLFNLALYGSIFYGSFTVNWGVDYTLTFKNYAMLFGQSLSDGAWPSLINTLIYAGIAAPLTALFGLLIAYIVVRKDFQGKKSLEFLTMLCFAVPGTVAGVSYILAFNNAPLYITGTSIIVIISMVMRDLPIGMRAAIAGLGQLDKSLDEASLSLKGSSWKTLWFIVLPLLKPALLSALVTSFVRAMTTVSAIIFLVTADTRVATAYILNRVEDGEYGVAIAYGSILIIVMMAIILFFDWIVGDTRISRSKAKKMN; encoded by the coding sequence ATGAACGCAAATAAACGTCCTATTATCCAATCAGCCAATTTTTGGATAATTCTTGCAGTGATTGCATTTCTTCTTCTTCCTTCTCATGCATTAGATTACGGCTTGTTTGAGAGTACTAGTGATGAATATTATGATGCAATGGGTTGGTCTTCGTTAAATATTACGGTCTTATGGTTTTTACCGATTCTTTTATACGGTTTAGTACCTTATCTTAAATTACCGAGGGCTACGCAAGCGAAAGTGGAACTTTATCTTATTGCCGCTGCGACGTTGTTTATCTTCGTCAGTGCGACCATTTATAAAGTCAGCCTAGGATACTCTGTGATTGTATTAATTGCGAGTTTAACCGCATTGGCGACGTTTTCTTTTGCAAAATTGCAGGTAATGCAAGGGGATAAATTTATTATTGCCTCTTTGCTTTGTATTGTCTTATTAATTTTCTTCTTTATCGTTTACCCGACATTGGCTATTTTTGTTTCAATGTTCTATGACGGTGATACTTTTGCACCGCAACAAGTGATGCGAATTTTGACTCAAAGCTATATTGTTCGAGTTATTAGCAACTCGTTATTCTTATCTGGCTTTGTGGGTATCGTATCAACAATTTTCGGTTTAGCTTTTGCACTTTATACCACCCGCATTGCACGTAGAACGGCATTTGTTGGTAAAATTTTCTCTATTTTGCCAATTGTTACACCACCATTTGTTGTGGGTTTAGGGGTAACATTAATGCTTGGCCGTTCTGGTTATGTGACAGAGTTCTTATCCACAACATTTGGATTTGAGAACCATAACTGGTTATACGGGTTCAACGGGATTGCCATTGCACAGATTCTTGCTTTTGCGCCGATTTCATTCATGATTTTAGACGGGGCATTAAAATCGGTTCATCCATCAATTGAAGAAGCGTCTTACACCTTACGTGCAAATCGTTACCAAACATTCTTCAATATCATTTTCCCATTATTGCGTCCGGCATTGGCAAACTCATTCTTAATCGTGTTTATCCAATCCTTAGCGGACTTTAGTAACCCGTTAGTATTGGGCGGTAGCTTTGACGTAATTGCAACGCAAATCTACTTCTATATCGCAGGCTCACAATTAGATTATGCTTCAGCAAGTACCTTAGGTTCGATGCTTTTAATCTTCTCATTAGCCGTATTTATCATCCAATATATTTGGATTGGTAACCGCTCTTATGTGACCGTTTCAGGCAAATCCTATCGTGGTGACGTGCAAGATTTACCAACCGGCTTGAAATATACCATTATCGGTATGCTTGGTTTCTGGGTACTCTTTAACTTAGCGTTATACGGCAGTATTTTCTACGGTAGTTTCACCGTGAACTGGGGTGTGGATTACACCTTAACCTTCAAAAACTATGCGATGTTATTCGGACAAAGTTTAAGCGATGGGGCATGGCCATCATTGATTAATACCTTAATCTATGCAGGAATTGCCGCACCATTGACAGCACTTTTCGGTTTATTAATTGCGTATATTGTGGTGCGTAAAGATTTCCAAGGTAAAAAATCTCTTGAGTTCTTAACCATGCTTTGTTTTGCGGTACCAGGAACCGTTGCAGGAGTGTCTTATATTTTAGCCTTCAACAATGCACCGCTTTACATTACGGGTACTAGCATTATCGTGATCATCTCAATGGTGATGCGTGATTTACCAATCGGTATGCGAGCAGCCATTGCTGGTCTTGGTCAATTAGATAAATCACTCGATGAAGCGTCTCTTTCTTTAAAAGGTAGCTCATGGAAAACCTTGTGGTTTATCGTTTTACCCTTGTTAAAACCAGCGTTACTTTCTGCATTGGTCACCAGTTTCGTTCGTGCGATGACTACCGTGAGTGCGATTATCTTCTTAGTCACTGCTGATACACGTGTGGCAACAGCGTATATTTTAAACCGTGTAGAAGATGGTGAATATGGTGTTGCTATCGCATACGGTTCAATTTTAATCATCGTGATGATGGCCATTATTTTATTCTTTGACTGGATTGTGGGTGATACCCGAATTTCCCGTTCTAAAGCGAAAAAAATGAATTAA
- a CDS encoding LysR family transcriptional regulator gives MKPTFLELRHLRTLLALKETGSVSMAAKRVYLTQSALSHQIKLMEEQFGLPLFERKSNPLRFTAAGERLIRLANEILPKVIDAERELARVKHGDAGQLRIAVECHTCFDWLMPAMDEFRQHWSLVELDIVSGFHTDPVGLLLSHRADWAIVSEVEENDDVLFKPLFSYEMVGICAKDHSLANKDVWQAEDFAEETWVTYPVPDDMLDLYRQVLKPKDINPPRRTTELTIALIQLVASRRGIATVPYWAALPYLEKGYVVARKITEEGLYSNLYAAIRKEDANLAYIEDFHQTVKAQSFSTLPGLSVLAL, from the coding sequence ATGAAACCCACATTTCTTGAACTTCGTCACCTTAGAACGTTGCTTGCGTTGAAGGAAACGGGCAGCGTTTCGATGGCGGCAAAACGTGTTTATTTAACACAATCCGCACTCTCTCATCAAATTAAGTTAATGGAAGAACAATTCGGTTTGCCTCTCTTTGAGCGTAAAAGTAATCCATTACGTTTTACCGCCGCTGGTGAACGTTTGATTCGTCTTGCAAATGAAATTTTGCCAAAAGTGATTGATGCCGAACGAGAACTTGCTCGCGTAAAACATGGTGATGCAGGCCAATTACGAATTGCGGTAGAGTGTCATACCTGTTTCGATTGGTTAATGCCCGCGATGGATGAGTTTCGCCAGCATTGGAGTTTGGTGGAGTTAGATATTGTGTCAGGTTTCCATACTGATCCAGTAGGCTTATTGCTATCTCACCGTGCTGATTGGGCGATAGTATCAGAAGTTGAGGAAAATGATGATGTTTTATTTAAACCATTGTTTTCTTATGAAATGGTGGGTATTTGCGCTAAGGATCATTCATTAGCCAATAAAGACGTTTGGCAGGCGGAAGATTTTGCTGAGGAAACTTGGGTAACCTATCCCGTTCCTGATGATATGTTGGATTTATATCGTCAAGTGTTGAAACCGAAAGATATTAATCCGCCGCGTCGTACGACAGAGCTAACAATCGCCTTGATCCAGTTAGTGGCGAGTCGTCGTGGCATTGCTACCGTGCCTTATTGGGCGGCATTACCTTATTTAGAAAAAGGTTATGTGGTGGCGCGCAAAATTACAGAAGAAGGATTGTACAGTAACCTTTATGCGGCAATTCGTAAAGAAGATGCTAATTTAGCTTATATCGAAGATTTCCATCAAACAGTAAAAGCACAAAGTTTTTCGACCTTACCTGGTTTGTCTGTTTTAGCGTTGTAG
- the fbpC gene encoding ferric ABC transporter ATP-binding protein: MSNNDFLVLKNITKSFGKSTVIDNLDLTIKRGTMVTLLGPSGCGKTTVLRLVAGLENPTSGQIFIDGEDVTKSSIQNRDICIVFQSYALFPHMSIGDNVGYGLRMQGVGKEERTKRVKEALELVDLAGFEDRFVDQISGGQQQRVALARALVLKPKVLLFDEPLSNLDANLRRSMREKIRELQQNLGITSLYVTHDQTEAFAVSDEVIVMNKGKIMQKASAKELYLRPNSLFLANFMGESSIFEGKLENDTIDVNGYKLPLSNAAQFNLSDGECLVGVRPEAIYLKAEVAQQCEIKSAVYMGNHWEVVAIWAGKELLINTKPEDFNADLKQAYLNFSEQGIFLLKKEK; this comes from the coding sequence ATGAGTAATAATGATTTCTTAGTATTAAAAAATATCACTAAATCTTTTGGTAAATCCACAGTCATTGATAATTTAGATTTAACCATTAAACGTGGCACTATGGTGACCTTATTAGGGCCATCCGGTTGTGGTAAAACCACGGTGTTACGTTTGGTGGCAGGCTTAGAAAATCCAACTTCGGGTCAAATTTTTATCGATGGTGAAGATGTAACCAAATCATCGATTCAAAATCGTGATATTTGTATTGTATTCCAATCTTATGCGTTGTTCCCGCATATGAGTATCGGTGATAACGTAGGCTATGGTTTACGTATGCAAGGTGTGGGAAAAGAAGAGCGCACTAAACGTGTAAAAGAAGCCTTAGAGTTGGTTGACTTAGCAGGCTTTGAAGATCGTTTTGTGGATCAAATTTCGGGTGGTCAACAACAACGTGTGGCATTAGCTCGTGCGTTAGTATTAAAACCAAAAGTATTACTTTTTGATGAGCCATTAAGTAACTTGGATGCTAACTTACGTCGTTCTATGCGTGAAAAAATCCGGGAATTACAACAAAATTTAGGTATTACCTCACTTTATGTGACTCACGACCAAACCGAAGCATTTGCGGTATCCGATGAAGTTATCGTCATGAATAAAGGTAAAATCATGCAAAAAGCCTCAGCAAAAGAGCTTTATTTGCGTCCAAACTCTTTATTCCTTGCAAACTTCATGGGCGAATCGAGCATCTTTGAAGGTAAATTGGAAAATGACACCATTGATGTGAATGGCTACAAATTGCCATTAAGTAATGCGGCACAATTTAATTTATCGGATGGCGAATGCTTAGTGGGCGTACGTCCTGAAGCAATTTACTTAAAAGCTGAAGTAGCACAACAATGTGAAATCAAGAGTGCAGTCTATATGGGTAACCACTGGGAAGTGGTGGCAATTTGGGCTGGCAAAGAATTGCTCATTAACACTAAACCTGAAGACTTCAATGCTGATCTCAAACAAGCTTATCTGAATTTCTCTGAACAAGGCATTTTCTTGCTGAAGAAAGAGAAATAA
- a CDS encoding YgjV family protein, with the protein MEFNFIELLGYLATFFVAVSFLFKSIIHLRVVNAIGAILFVIYSLIIKSYPVALLNAFLFFVNLYQLYRLKKEQQVSKVLK; encoded by the coding sequence ATGGAATTTAATTTCATTGAATTATTAGGTTATTTGGCAACATTCTTTGTGGCTGTGTCTTTTTTATTTAAATCGATTATTCACTTGAGAGTTGTCAATGCTATTGGGGCGATACTCTTTGTCATTTACAGTTTGATCATCAAATCTTATCCAGTTGCGCTTCTAAACGCATTCTTATTTTTCGTTAACTTATATCAACTTTATCGTTTGAAAAAAGAGCAACAGGTATCAAAAGTGCTTAAATAA
- the azlC gene encoding azaleucine resistance protein AzlC, whose product MSEVVTENPIKAAAKAAFPYSMPMLAGFLFLGIAYGIYMKALGFGVWFPVAMAALIYAGSVEFIAAAALVMPFSPLSVALVTLMVSGRQIFYGISMLEKYGAQIGKKRWYLMSTLVDESFSLNYMAKIPDRLDKGWYMFFVSFYLHVYWVVGAGLGNLFGSIIPFDLKGVEFGMTALFLVIFAENWLKEKSHESSLLGLGVAFVSLLIVGKEHFLVPTLISIWILLTVRRPKLSSKLEALK is encoded by the coding sequence ATGTCAGAAGTTGTGACAGAAAATCCCATCAAAGCCGCAGCAAAAGCGGCATTTCCTTACAGCATGCCAATGCTTGCCGGCTTTTTATTTTTAGGCATTGCATATGGCATTTACATGAAAGCATTAGGATTCGGTGTTTGGTTCCCTGTTGCAATGGCAGCACTCATTTATGCGGGCTCCGTGGAGTTTATTGCGGCAGCCGCATTAGTTATGCCTTTTTCGCCTTTAAGTGTCGCATTAGTTACGCTGATGGTAAGTGGTCGTCAGATTTTTTATGGCATTTCCATGTTAGAAAAATATGGTGCTCAAATTGGGAAAAAACGTTGGTATTTAATGAGTACCTTAGTCGATGAAAGTTTTTCCCTAAACTATATGGCGAAGATTCCCGATCGTTTAGATAAAGGCTGGTACATGTTCTTTGTTAGTTTTTATCTGCACGTTTATTGGGTCGTCGGTGCGGGATTAGGCAACCTATTTGGTTCAATCATTCCTTTTGATTTAAAAGGGGTAGAGTTTGGGATGACTGCACTTTTCCTCGTAATCTTTGCTGAAAACTGGCTAAAAGAAAAATCTCATGAAAGCTCATTATTAGGTTTAGGCGTAGCTTTTGTATCGCTGTTAATTGTTGGGAAAGAACACTTTTTAGTGCCAACGCTAATCAGTATCTGGATTCTATTAACGGTACGACGTCCTAAACTTTCATCTAAATTGGAGGCACTGAAATGA